A genomic segment from Canis lupus baileyi chromosome 13, mCanLup2.hap1, whole genome shotgun sequence encodes:
- the TRIM61 gene encoding LOW QUALITY PROTEIN: putative tripartite motif-containing protein 61 (The sequence of the model RefSeq protein was modified relative to this genomic sequence to represent the inferred CDS: inserted 8 bases in 5 codons; deleted 2 bases in 1 codon; substituted 3 bases at 3 genomic stop codons): MEFITALADLHTGASCPXCLDYFKEPVTTNCRHNFCLSCISMSWKDLSDTFPCPFCRHSSPERKFTNNPQLGNLIXIAKLLQIRSKRKRKEEKLVCEKXNQVLTFCCQKDLEVLCPQCSFSTHHRNHYIWPIEKAAPHHRKRLQNCIEPWKERIEQVEKVIITQSRKSLELKKVQCRREEIKSEFERLLLFLKNEREIVLRQLQDGEMDILAKLNENNIXSNYLSTLKYLSKEIEGKYLKSELELLTDIKSIYCRYGTLKSPEPFLFXIKEYGYHLPPQYFGLKKIKSFQVDLILDCETAHCKLVISEDRKTVXYGTKAHNLPRNPRRFYLSPAVLSSIGYNSGKQYWEVEVKDKPEWIMGVCKDSRRRKNQNQPVLVQDRLWGVGRCSLSNYIALGPRKINLLPKVIPTKTGIFLDCDLGEVSFTIXVINLYIFNXIKETVWPYFYTGTDSKHLKICAVTDSE, from the exons ATGGAGTTCATAACAGCCCTGGCTGACCTCCATACGGGGGCTAGCTGTC ATTGTCTAGACTACTTCAAAGAGCCAGTGACCACTAACTGTAGGCATAACTTCTGTCTCTCCTGCATCAGTATGTCCTGGAAAGATCTAAGTGATACTTTCCCCTGCCCCTTTTGCCGTCACAGCTCTCCAGAAAGGAAATTCACCAATAATCCCCAACTGGGCAATTTGATTTAAATTGCTAAGCTACTACAGATAAGaagcaagaggaagaggaaggaagagaagcttGTATGTGAAAA CAATCAAGTTTTGACCTTTTGCTGTCAGAAGGACCTAGAAGTTTTATGTCCACAGTGTAGTTTCTCCACTCATCACCGGAATCACTATATTTGGCCCATAGAGAAGGCTGCTCCCCATCATAGGAAAAGATTGCAGAACTGCATTGAACCATGGAAGGAGAGAATAGAACAAGTCGAAAAAGTGATAATCACGCAAAGCAGAAAATCATTGGAACTGAAGAAGGTACAATgtaggagagaagaaataaagtctGAATTTGAGCGACTTTTGTTGTTTCTCAAAAATGAGCGAGAGATTGTTCTTCGGCAATTACAAGATGGAGAAATGGATATTTTAGCCAAACTAAATGAAAACAACAT TTCAAATTATCTTTCTACATTAAAATATCTCTCAAAGGAAATAGAGGGCAAATATCTGAAGTCAGAGCTGGAATTACTGACAGATATTAAAAGTATCTACTGTAGATATGGAACCTTAAAGTCCCCTGAACCTTTTTTAT CAATAAAGGAATATGGTTACCATCTTCCTCCACAATATTTTGGCCtaaagaaaattaagagtttTCAGGTGGATCTAATTCTAGATTGTGAAACAGCACATTGTAAGCTCGTTATCTCAGAAGATAGAAAAACTGTGTGATATGGAACTAAAGCACATAACTTACCTCGTAACCCAAGGAGGTTTTATCTCTCCCCAGCTGTTCTGAGTTCTATAGGTTATAATTCTGGCAAGCAGTATTGGGAGGTAGAAGTGAAAGACAAGCCTGAATGGATCATGGGTGTCTGTAAAGAC tccagaaggagaaagaatcagaATCAACCAGTTTTAGTGCAGGACAGATTATGGGGTGTTGGACGATGTAGTCTGAGTAATTATATTGCATTGGGTCCTAGAAAAATTAATCTTCTGCCAAAAGTAATACCTACAAAGACTGGTATTTTTTTAGACTGTGACTTGGGTGAGGTTTCCTTTACAATTTGAGTGATAAATCTctatatttttaa tattaaagAAACAGTCTGGCCTTATTTCTATACTGGAACTGACTCAAAACATCTTAAAATCTGTGCAGTAACAGATTCTGAATGA